In one Motacilla alba alba isolate MOTALB_02 chromosome 7, Motacilla_alba_V1.0_pri, whole genome shotgun sequence genomic region, the following are encoded:
- the LOC119703028 gene encoding caspase-8-like, translating into MSTDFRKLLFEVSEALVTEELSALKFLSLDHVPRRKLEAVHEPKAFFEVLQEKDMIGAGNLSFLKELLYRIHRIDLLTAHLGSSREEMERELQDPGRAQVSAYRQLLYGIAEDLTSEDVRSVKFLLQKQLPKNKLQENASMLQVFLEMEINGIIKEDNLTMLKDILQRFRADIKKKIDAYEGKKTENYSREEVRYPVSVYPEEQGAEGEAAKQHGKIYKMKNNPHGYCLILNNYIFKNPCYNREGTLQDGEAVKRVFKWLQFETVEYMNLEGKKIYDTVEEYSKKDHRNMDCFVCFIFSHGEKDKIKGVDDVCVNIEDLVSRFTGTNCPSLAGKPKVFIIQACQGSGRHPSVAIESDSSGHLEVDASPLTSIPDKADILIGMATVEDYLSYRSRKTGSVYIQSLCEKMKLLCPLRVDLAAILTEVNNEVARRELEGAKQMPKITSTLLKRLIFEVPQ; encoded by the exons ATGAGTACAGACTTCCGCAAACTGCTTTTTGAAGTTTCTGAGGCTTTGGTGACAGAGGAACTGTCAGCTCTTAAATTCCTCAGCCTGGACCATGTCCCCAGGAGGAAGCTGGAAGCTGTCCATGAGCCCAAGGCCTTCTTTGAAGTGCTGCAGGAGAAAGACATGATCGGGGCAGGGAACCTGTCtttcctgaaggagctgctctACCGAATCCATCGGATTGACCTCCTGACTGCCCACCTGGGCTCCAGCCgggaggagatggagagggagctgcaggacccgggcagggcacaggtgtcagcttaCAG GCAACTGCTGTATGGAATTGCAGAGGACTTGACTTCAGAAGATGTTAGAAGTGTGAAGTTCCTGCTCCAAAAACAACTACCGAAGAACAAACTCCAGGAAAATGCT TCAATGTTGCAGGTTtttctggaaatggaaataaatgggaTAATTAAAGAAGATAACCTGACAATGCTGAAAGATATATTACAGAGATTTAGAGctgacataaagaaaaaaattgatgcctatgaaggaaaaaaaacag AAAATTATTCTAGGGAAGAAGTCCGCTATCCTGTGTCTGTGTATCCAGAGGAACAAGGAGCAGAGGGGGAAGCAGCAAAACAG catgGAAAAATATATAAGATGAAAAATAACCCCCATGGTTACTGCTTAATTCTTAAcaactacatttttaaaaatccatgttACAATAGAGAGGGAACATTGCAAGATGGAG aggctGTGAAGAGGGTCTTTAAGTGGCTTCAGTTTGAGACAGTTGAGTACATGAatctagaaggaaaaaaaatatatgacaCAGTTGAAGAATACAGCAAGAAAGATCATAGAAATAtggattgttttgtttgcttcattttctcccatggtgaaaaagacaaaataaaaggtGTTGATGATGTGTGTGTAAATATTGAAGATTTAGTCTCCCGCTTCACTGGAACTAATTGTCCTTCTCTTGCTGGCAAACCCAAGGTGTTTATTATCCAGGCTTGCCAAGGTTCTGGACGTCATCCATCTGTTGCAATAGAATCAGACTCTTCTGGACATCTTGAGGTGGATGCTAGTCCTTTGACTTCCATTCCTGATAAAGCTGATATTCTGATTGGCATGGCTACAGTGGAGGACTACTTGTCCTACCGCAGTCGTAAGACTGGCAGCGTTTACATTCAATCCCTCTGTGAGAAGATGAAGTTGCTTTGCCCACT GCGCGTGGATCTCGCAGCCATCCTGACAGAAGTGAACAATGAAGTGGCAAGAAGAGAATTAGAAGGAGCTAAGCAGATGCCAAAGATAACATCAACACTACTGAAGCGATTGATCTTTGAAGTTCCACAATGA
- the LOC119703027 gene encoding caspase-8-like has protein sequence MELPRGQLLAVSDELDGAELAALKYLCRDHVPWRRLEAIQTPHDLFDALQEKGLLEPGNLAFLRELLYRIGRIDLLVPLLGSGREQVERELRAPGGARVPPFRYLLFQLYEDVTEDELMVFKLFLVNELPKSKLTRETTMLDILTEMEKKGLLGKDNFCMLKSLCEKINISLWNRIEDGLKLFGQEEMLITEEQRGSTGCPEGHLVSSVAPGPPGSFNDSSQLLEAYKMTSRPRGVCLILNNHNFAKAREGVLEHKHMKDRNGTDVDAAALRNVFSKLHFRVEEYRDLTAEEIRETVNIFQSADHEDKDCFVCCILSHGKKGIIYGVDGQEVSIRELTTSFTAQNCTSLAGKPKVFFIQACQGDAFHKGVTIETDSGEQDSSVERDARFQLECIPAEADFLLGMATLQDYVSYRSTREGTWYIQALCQRLEYGCPRGEDVLTILTAVNEEVSRKTCEQGTKKQMPQPSFTLRKRLIFPVN, from the exons aTGGAGCTGCCCCGGGGGCAGCTGCTGGCGGTCAGCGACGAGCTGGACGGGGCCGAGCTGGCGGCGCTGAAGTACCTTTGCCGGGACCACGTCCcctggaggaggctggaagCCATCCAGACCCCTCACGACTTGTTCGATGCGCTGCAGGAGAAGGGCTTGCTGGAGCCGGGCAACCTGGCCTTCCTTAGGGAGCTGCTGTACCGCATCGGGCGGATCGATCTCCTGGTTCCCCTCCTGGGCTCCGGCCGGGAGCAGGTGGAGAGGGAGCTGCGGGcgccgggcggggcgcgggTGCCGCCCTTCAG ATACTTGCTCTTTCAGCTGTATGAAGATGTCACCGAAGATGAGCTGATGGTTTTCAAGTTATTTTTGGTCAACGAATTGCCAAAAAGCAAGCTAACCCGTGAGACT ACAATGCTTGACATTCTCACTGAGATGGAGAAGAAGGGCCTTCTGGGGAAAGACAACTTCTGTATGCTGAAGAGTCTCTGTGAAAAAATTAACATCAGCCTGTGGAACAGAATTGAAGATGGATTAAAGCTGTTCG GCCAAGAAGAGATGCTCATCACAGAGGAACAGAGGGGCAGCACAGGATGCCCTGAGGGACATCTAGTGTCATCTGTAGCACCTGGTCCTCCTGGCAGTTTTAATGACTCTTCCCAG ctgctcGAAGCTTACAAAATGACCAGCCGACCCCGTGGAGTGTGCCTGATCCTGAATAATCACAATTTTGCAAAAGCTAGGGAAGGAGTGCTGGAACACAAACACATGAAGGATCGGAATGGGACAGATGTAGATGCAG CGGCTCTGAGGAATGTCTTTAGCAAGCTTCATTTTAGAGTAGAAGAATATAGAGACCTAACTGCAGAAGAAATCCGTGAGACTGTGAACATCTTCCAGAGTGCAGACCATGAGGACAAGGactgttttgtttgctgtatCCTGTCTCATGGGAAAAAAGGCATTATATATGGTGTTGATGGGCAGGAAGTATCTATCAGGGAACTGACCACTTCTTTCACTGCACAGAATTGCACTTCACTTGCTGGAAAAccaaaagttttttttattcAGGCCTGCCAGGGTGATGCTTTCCATAAAGGTGTGACCATCGAAACAGATTCTGGAGAGCAAGATTCTTCTGTAGAGCGAGATGCGAGGTTTCAGCTCGAATGCATCCCGGCAGAGGCAGACTTCCTCCTGGGCATGGCCACCCTGCAGGATTATGTCTCCTACAGAAGTACCAGGGAGGGAACCTGGTACATACAGGCACTGTGCCAGCGCTTGGAGTACGGCTGTCCTCG AGGGGAAGATGTTCTCACCATCCTGACGGCAGTAAATGAAGAAGTGAGCAGAAAAACTTGTGAGCAGGGCACAAAGAAGCAGATGCCACAGCCCAGTTTCACACTGAGGAAGAGGCTCATCTTTCCTGTCAACTAA